In the genome of Phlebotomus papatasi isolate M1 chromosome 2, Ppap_2.1, whole genome shotgun sequence, one region contains:
- the LOC129804673 gene encoding acylglycerol kinase, mitochondrial, protein MSFVIKFAKGVRNHWKKSTFAAALVTYGASYANDKAKINKLMREYCLEASVSGDATASVSQPPKRVLVLLNPAANRRSAEETFKKYCEPILHLAGFLVDIVKTDSEGHARRHIEQLTSFPSAIVVAGGDGTLSEVVTGMMRKIDSNEACPIGILPVGRTNASCAEDFPRQKQNRVEEARQLAEAAISIVRGNVARKNVMKIEVVSTEEEEYRRPVYAVGSFQWGAFRDILSLRDQYWYTGPFREYMAFLVNSFSSRPTWECEADIRYTPPCTGCRNCGVTAKKPNVHEGRWWTRFLPRNTVNLAPGNDFSKVVNEMCSKEFVIEGKHSEVIIQTAPESLRMKLAELEDSAFSYILKSWKRLRGIEVDSTAGKEPIEARTVQILPGNEDNPPKDKYYAIDNEEYDVKPIKITLLPRAINMFSPEVAK, encoded by the exons ATGtcttttgtgataaaattcgcCAAAGGAGTCCGGAATCACTGGAAAAAGTCCACTTTTGCCGCGGCCCTGGTCACATATGGAGCCTCTTATGCCAATGACAAGGCCAA GATCAATAAATTAATGAGGGAATACTGTCTGGAAGCTTCAGTTTCCGGAGATGCCACTGCTTCTGTTTCCCAGCCACCCAAGAGAGTCCTAGTTTTGCTGAATCCTGCGGCGAACAGACGCTCAGCAGAGGAAACATTCAAGAAATACTGTGAGCCTATTCTCCATTTGGCAGGATTTCTTGTAGATATCGTCAAGACGGATTCTGAAGGACATGCCAGGAGGCACATTGAGCAGCTGACTAGTTTTCCGAGTGCCATAGTTGTGGCAGGAGGAGATGGAACGCTGTCAGAAGTAGTGACAGGGATGATGAGGAAGATTGACAGCAATGAAGCTTGTCCTATTGGGATTCTTCCAGTTGGACGAACAAATGCTTCCTGTGCTGAAGATTTCCCGCGTCAGAAGCAAAATCGGGTGGAGGAGGCTCGTCAATTGGCTGAAGCTGCCATTTCTATTGTCCGGGGGAATGTGGCCAGGAAAAATGTGATGAAAATCGAGGTTGTATCAACAGAAGAGGAGGAATACCGACGCCCGGTTTATGCTGTGGGATCATTTCAATGGGGAGCTTTTAGGGATATCTTGTCCCTGAGGGATCAGTATTGGTATACTGGTCCTTTCAGGGAGTACATGGCATTCCTGGTCAATTCCTTCAGTTCCCGTCCGACATGGGAATGCGAAGCTGATATCAGGTACACTCCTCCCTGCACCGGATGCAGGAATTGCGGGGTTACTGCGAAGAAGCCCAATGTCCATGAAGGTAGATGGTGGACTAGATTTCTTCCCAGAAACACGGTAAACTTAGCTCCTGGAAATGATTTCTCGAAGGTAGTTAATGAAATGTGCTCGAAGGAATTTGTAATTGAAGGGAAGCACTCTGAAGTGATTATCCAGACAGCTCCAGAGAGTCTACGGATGAAACTCGCAGAGTTAGAGGATTCTGCTTTTAGTTATATTCTGAAGAGCTGGAAGAGATTGCGGGGAATTGAAGTGGACAGTACGGCTGGGAAGGAACCTATTGAAGCAAGAACTGTTCAAATCCTTCCAGGAAATGAAGATAATCCTCCCAAGGACAAGTACTATGCCATTGACAATGAAGAATACGATGTGAAACCCATCAAAATAACCCTTCTTCCTCGTGCTATCAATATGTTTTCTCCAGAAGTCGCAAAATAA
- the LOC129804686 gene encoding uncharacterized protein LOC129804686, protein MHSQVVFGILFCLATFHKASGIWCYRCTSATPGCGLYDFNWRGIGYLGEQCPEDDDICMKVIEKTGTSETVIRDCFSSLRAFRTDIPADRYEGCRPAAKDVRLGHYVNNSIRELDVHRTHFDSTTFCFCFLDHRCNSSPSISLSLAVIAGTTIFILWHLLSFN, encoded by the exons ATGCATTCCCAGGTGGTTTTTGGTATTCTCTTTTGCCTGGCTACATTCCATAAAG CATCTGGAATCTGGTGCTATCGCTGTACTTCAGCCACTCCCGGATGTGGCCTGTATGACTTCAATTGGCGCGGGATTGGATACCTGGGGGAACAGTGCCCAGAAGATGATGACATCTGCATGAAGGTGATCGAAAAGACAGGCACTAGCGAGACTGTAATTAGGGACTGCTTCAGCTCCCTCCGGGCCTTCAGGACGGACATCCCAGCAGACAGGTATGAAGGCTGTCGACCGGCTGCCAAGGATGTCCGTCTCGGTCACTACGTTAACAACAGCATTCGGGAGCTGGATGTCCATCGAACTCACTTCGACAGTACCACCTTTTGCTTCTGCTTCCTGGATCACAGATGCAACTCCTCGCCTTCCATCAGCCTCTCACTGGCAGTCATCGCAGGGACTACAATTTTCATTCTGTGGCATTTATTGAGCTTCAATTAG